A window from Sordaria macrospora chromosome 2, complete sequence encodes these proteins:
- a CDS encoding mitochondrial 54S ribosomal protein mL58, with protein sequence MEASLSLFRPAATCCRRVALSSTTTPAVAAGISVRYQSTANRTKRMLNIPPHESFLDVPVDGDRIIFNPPSSEASVYHTPFKFLPRSDPRRRANIYKLFQTPPQAAPTTTPEAGAADAAAEGQLPPVLYNPTKSYNVTAEQVEEIRQLRAKDPKKYSVTYLSNKYNCTKVFIMMCTQAPREHQEAHKLARARIAESWGPRRAAAKLDVRRRKEMLHRGEI encoded by the coding sequence ATGGAGGCATCTCTTTCCCTGTTCCGGCCCGCGGCCACCTGCTGCCGCCGCGTCGcgctctcctccaccaccaccccggccgtcgccgccggcaTTTCCGTCCGCTACCAATCGACCGCGAACCGGACAAAACGCATGCTCAACATCCCCCCGCACGAGTCCTTCCTCGACGTGCCCGTCGACGGCGACcgcatcatcttcaaccctCCGTCGTCCGAGGCCTCGGTGTACCACACGCCCTTCAAGTTCCTTCCGCGCTCCGaccctcgccgccgcgccAACATTTACAAGCTCTTCCagactcctcctcaagctgcCCCTACTACTACGCCAGaggccggcgccgccgacgccgctGCCGAGGGACAGCTACCGCCCGTCCTCTACAACCCCACAAAGTCGTACAACGTCACGGCTGAGCAGGTCGAGGAGATCCGCCAGCTGCGCGCCAAGGACCCCAAGAAGTACAGCGTCACCTACCTCAGCAACAAGTACAACTGCACAAAGGTGTTCATCATGATGTGCACCCAAGCGCCCCGTGAGCACCAGGAGGCGCACAAGCTCGCGCGTGCCAGGATCGCCGAGAGCTGGGGCCCCCGCAGGGCGGCTGCCAAGCTGGATGtcaggaggagaaaggagatgTTGCATCGTGGCGAGATATAA